In the Sus scrofa isolate TJ Tabasco breed Duroc chromosome 7, Sscrofa11.1, whole genome shotgun sequence genome, one interval contains:
- the TRIM31 gene encoding E3 ubiquitin-protein ligase TRIM31 isoform X1 yields the protein MAGQQFTNKLQEEVICPICMDILQDPATIDCGHSFCLQCIMRSREGLDSVIKCPLCNKIVKRDTIRPNWLLVNLVEKIQAMDPSEEQPEVKELKCPKHGERFHYFCESDGKVLCVACCGSKDHKFHNTILLEEAAQSFQGQIQSQVEALLQKERAIVQMKLQGDQRITTLMAQVEQEKQKISTVFEQLLQALKEEKNFLLSRINWLDQELTKDRNSYLASAEAQLQSLRKLKDSLKARQLLPPREMLQDIKPVLSRSAGFRFLSPPPVSADLEKKLNETKLRHESLIESLKKFQDKCQADGKKDKSRFLKGLDKHYIKSWYLLEKSNPTPMETLEPDRNRTRADTKFLKSNLSPHYQNDRNAKPLPPKLKLSPSLPNLFRSRSRASIASFVFYSNEDSSEDPGSPGAAWTEELKAALTPVTLDAASAHPDLIISQDLKTVTLDPVPQSRCAEPTDPARFHPFRCVLGLPGLSSGCQTWEAELEGPEGGGCLVGVASELVTRRGPLMIEPLTGFWVLRIVGFDCQALTEGGTREELSVRPRKVGIHVNHEGGEVVFYDSITSSRIYTFHTSFPGQVLPFFRLLFPGTQITLSP from the exons ATGGCTGGTCAGCAGTTTACCAACAAGCTTCAGGAGGAGGTGATCTGCCCCATCTGCATGGATATCCTGCAGGACCCTGCTACCATCGACTGTGGGCACAGTTTCTGCCTCCAATGCATCATGCGGAGCAGGGAAGGATTGGACAGCGTTATTAAATGTCCCCTCTGCAACAAAATTGTGAAGAGGGACACGATAAGGCCCAACTGGCTGTTGGTGAATCTGGTGGAGAAAATCCAAGCTATGGATCCCTCCGAGGAACAGCCAGAAGTGAAAGAGCTGAAGTGTCCGAAGCACGGGGAGAGGTTTCATTACTTCTGTGAGTCCGATGGGAAGGTCCTCTGTGTGGCGTGTTGTGGATCCAAGGACCACAAATTCCACAACACAATTTTGCTAGAAGAAGCTGCCCAGAGTTTTCAG GGGCAGATTCAATCACAGGTGGAGGCCCTGCTGCAAAAGGAGAGGGCGATCGTTCAAATGAAGTTACAAGGTGACCAGAGGATCACTACCTTGATG GCCCAGGTCGAACAGGAGAAGCAAAAGATCAGCACGGTATTCGAACAGCTGCTTCAGGCGTTGAAGGAGGAGAAGAACTTCCTCCTGTCTCGGATCAACTGGCTGGATCAGGAGCTGACcaaggacaggaactcctacctcgCTTCCGCCGAGGCGCAGCTGCAGTCTCTCAGGAAGCTTAAGGATTCCCTGAAGGCCAGGCAGCTTCTGCCGCCCAGAGAGATGCTCCAG gACATCAAACCTGTCTTGAGCAG GAGTGCAGGATTTAGATTTCTCAGCCCACCTCCTGTTTCAGCGGACCTGGAGAAAAAACTCAACGAAACCAAATTACGGCATGAATCCCTTATAGAGAGCCTAAAGAAATTCCAAG ACAAATGCCAGGCTGATGGCAAGAAAGATAAAAGCAGATTTCTCAAAGGCCTGGATAAGCACTATATAAAGAGCT GGTACCTGTTAGAGAAAAGCAATCCTACACCGATGGAAACTTTGGAGCCTGA CCGGAACAGGACAAGAGCTGACACCAAGTTCCTAAAAAGCAACTTAAGCCCCCACTACCAAA ATGACAGAAACGCTAAACCACTACCGCCAAAGCTCAAACTATCACCTTCACTGCCCAACCTGTTCCGGAGCCGAAGCCGGGCCTCTATTgcctcatttgttttctattcaaACGAAGACAGCTCTGAAGACCCGGGAAGCCCTGGAGCTGCGTGGACTGAAGAGCTCAAGGCGGCGCTGA CCCCAGTGACCCTGGATGCGGCCTCGGCTCATCCGGACCTCATCATTTCCCAGGATCTGAAGACAGTGACGCTGGACCCTGTTCCTCAAAGTCGCTGTGCTGAACCCACTGACCCTGCTCGCTTCCATCCATTCCGCTGTGTTCTGGGCTTGCCAGGCCTCTCCTCGGGCTGCCAGACCTGGGAGGCGGAGCTTGAAGGGCCTGAAGGCGGGGGCTGCTTGGTGGGCGTGGCCTCGGAGCTGGTAACGCGGAGGGGCCCCCTGATGATCGAACCCTTGACTGGCTTCTGGGTGCTGCGCATTGTGGGTTTCGACTGCCAGGCGCTCACCGAGGGTGGCACCCGGGAGGAACTCTCAGTCCGTCCCAGGAAAGTGGGGATCCACGTGAATCACGAGGGCGGAGAAGTCGTCTTCTACGACTCCATCACAAGCAGCCGCATCTACACCTTCCACACCTCCTTTCCAGGGCAGGTCTTACCCTTTTTCCGGCTTCTTTTTCCGGGCACCCAGATCACCCTGAGTCCCTAG
- the TRIM31 gene encoding E3 ubiquitin-protein ligase TRIM31 (The RefSeq protein has 3 substitutions, 1 frameshift compared to this genomic sequence): MAGQQFTNKLQEEVICPICMDILQDPATIDCGHSFCLQCIMRSREGLDSVIKCPLCNKIVKRDTIRPNWLLVNLVEKIQAMDPSEEQPEVKELKCPKHGERFHYFCESDGKVLCVACCGSKDHKFHNTILLEEAAQSFQGQIQSQVEALLQKERAIVQMKLQGDQRITTLMAQVEQEKQKISTVFEQLLQALKEEKNFLLSRINWLDQELTKDRNSYLASAEAQLQSLRKLKDSLKARQLLPPREMLQDIKPVLSRSAGFRFLSPPPVSADLEKKLNETKLRHESLIESLKKFQDKCQADGKKDKSRFLKGLDKHYIKSWYLLEKSNPSPMETLEPELSPSDDGNAKPLPPKLKLSPSLPNLFRSRSRASIASFVFYSNEDSSEDPGSPGAAWTEELKAALTPVTLDAASAHPDLIISQDLKTVTLDPVPQSRCAEPTDPARFHPFRCVLGLPGLSSGCQTWEAELEGPEGGGCLVGVASELVTRRGPLMIEPLTGFWVLRIVGFDCQALTEGGTREELSVRPRKVRIHVNHEGGEVVFYDSITSSRIYTFHTSFPGQVLPFFRLLFPGTQITLSP; encoded by the exons ATGGCTGGTCAGCAGTTTACCAACAAGCTTCAGGAGGAGGTGATCTGCCCCATCTGCATGGATATCCTGCAGGACCCTGCTACCATCGACTGTGGGCACAGTTTCTGCCTCCAATGCATCATGCGGAGCAGGGAAGGATTGGACAGCGTTATTAAATGTCCCCTCTGCAACAAAATTGTGAAGAGGGACACGATAAGGCCCAACTGGCTGTTGGTGAATCTGGTGGAGAAAATCCAAGCTATGGATCCCTCCGAGGAACAGCCAGAAGTGAAAGAGCTGAAGTGTCCGAAGCACGGGGAGAGGTTTCATTACTTCTGTGAGTCCGATGGGAAGGTCCTCTGTGTGGCGTGTTGTGGATCCAAGGACCACAAATTCCACAACACAATTTTGCTAGAAGAAGCTGCCCAGAGTTTTCAG GGGCAGATTCAATCACAGGTGGAGGCCCTGCTGCAAAAGGAGAGGGCGATCGTTCAAATGAAGTTACAAGGTGACCAGAGGATCACTACCTTGATG GCCCAGGTCGAACAGGAGAAGCAAAAGATCAGCACGGTATTCGAACAGCTGCTTCAGGCGTTGAAGGAGGAGAAGAACTTCCTCCTGTCTCGGATCAACTGGCTGGATCAGGAGCTGACcaaggacaggaactcctacctcgCTTCCGCCGAGGCGCAGCTGCAGTCTCTCAGGAAGCTTAAGGATTCCCTGAAGGCCAGGCAGCTTCTGCCGCCCAGAGAGATGCTCCAG gACATCAAACCTGTCTTGAGCAG GAGTGCAGGATTTAGATTTCTCAGCCCACCTCCTGTTTCAGCGGACCTGGAGAAAAAACTCAACGAAACCAAATTACGGCATGAATCCCTTATAGAGAGCCTAAAGAAATTCCAAG ACAAATGCCAGGCTGATGGCAAGAAAGATAAAAGCAGATTTCTCAAAGGCCTGGATAAGCACTATATAAAGAGCT GGTACCTGTTAGAGAAAAGCAATCCTACACCGATGGAAACTTTGGAGCCTGA AAGCCCTTCAG ATGACAGAAACGCTAAACCACTACCGCCAAAGCTCAAACTATCACCTTCACTGCCCAACCTGTTCCGGAGCCGAAGCCGGGCCTCTATTgcctcatttgttttctattcaaACGAAGACAGCTCTGAAGACCCGGGAAGCCCTGGAGCTGCGTGGACTGAAGAGCTCAAGGCGGCGCTGA CCCCAGTGACCCTGGATGCGGCCTCGGCTCATCCGGACCTCATCATTTCCCAGGATCTGAAGACAGTGACGCTGGACCCTGTTCCTCAAAGTCGCTGTGCTGAACCCACTGACCCTGCTCGCTTCCATCCATTCCGCTGTGTTCTGGGCTTGCCAGGCCTCTCCTCGGGCTGCCAGACCTGGGAGGCGGAGCTTGAAGGGCCTGAAGGCGGGGGCTGCTTGGTGGGCGTGGCCTCGGAGCTGGTAACGCGGAGGGGCCCCCTGATGATCGAACCCTTGACTGGCTTCTGGGTGCTGCGCATTGTGGGTTTCGACTGCCAGGCGCTCACCGAGGGTGGCACCCGGGAGGAACTCTCAGTCCGTCCCAGGAAAGTGGGGATCCACGTGAATCACGAGGGCGGAGAAGTCGTCTTCTACGACTCCATCACAAGCAGCCGCATCTACACCTTCCACACCTCCTTTCCAGGGCAGGTCTTACCCTTTTTCCGGCTTCTTTTTCCGGGCACCCAGATCACCCTGAGTCCCTAG